Within the Spirochaetales bacterium genome, the region GGGTGAAACCCTTAGGTCGGCGACATCGACGGCCTTGTCCTCGTATGCCTTCTGGCTTCCGGCATGAAGGTGAATATGAGTCAGGAGAGTGAACGAAAGCCTGGACCGGAACGGCAATAACGAACTTGCCAGATCAAGGGGTATCCCGTCGATGTATACTTTCAGCAGCTGATTCAGCCGTATATCCTTGTACATCATGAGGGCAAGGGGGGCAATAAAATGCTGACAAAACTGCCGGTACGCGACCCAGGGAGCTCCTTCCCGGTACTTCTGAAACGAAAGCGTGTCGATTAATACCGGTTTTCCCTTGAGAAACTGGATGTTGTATGCGCTGGCGTCCTTGAGACACATCCCCGCATCAAAAGCCGCCCGTTGCACATCGATAGTGAGAAGCGCGGCATCCCTCAACTGGCTGAAACTCCACTCATACGGATACGAGATAAATGGAACATGAAGGGGCTTTATTATTTTATAGGCGCGTTCCGCCTCTGGTGGCGGAATATCCGCTTCTGTATGCGGAATGAGGAGGCCTTTTTCGACCAATTCCGCATACAGCCCGGATGCCATGAGCATCTCATAGTCTGCTTTGTATGAACGATTGATCTGCCTGTAGAGTACCTGATCATGATAAAAAAGGAATCCCGACGGATCGCGGAAGGACGCCGCGTCTCTGCTACCTGTTTTCATCAACCTGTTGTTTCTGTTTTCCCTGGAAAAGATTGACAAAAAAACCTTTCACTTTTTGCCAGAAAATTTTGACGGCGAGGCCGGCACCAAGCAGAACGGCAATGATCACCTGCAGCAGGTAGCTTCCCGTACCCGGATCGATATACCCATAGGCTAGAAACGGCAGTGCGAACATTATGGTTATTGCAAACAACCCTATTGATACGATTCTTTTTTTCGTCACAAGAGTTATCTCCTTTCATAAAAATAATTAATATATAACAGTAATAAAATAAACCGCTTGAATTCGGAATTATTCCGAATGGAATCTACCGCACGGACGGCATAATGAGAGAATAAAGGAAGTACTACAATTAATCAAGATGTTCGATCACGGAAAAAACGTTCTTTTTACGTATCGCCCGGACGGCAAGCGGACTTTCGGGGTGGTTTTTGCGGTTTGCCGGGAACATACGTAAAACCGGACAACCCACGCGGCCCCTTAATCCTCCCCGTAAAGATGGACGGCCTGATGGAGGTATTCCTCCGCCTCTTCCCTGCATTGACCGCAAACGGTGGAGATTTTTGTCTGAAACTGAAGCTCTTCGAAACTTCGCGCACCGTTTCTCACCGCCTTGTCGATATCCTTGTCCGTCACGTTCATACACTGGCATATGATCGTCGCCTTTTCGCTTTCGATTCTTTCTTCCTGGCCCGTGCGCCGGAAATAATCATCGATCGCGGCCCGAAGCGCTTTGTCGCCGAGAACCGAACAATGAATCTTGTGTTCGGGAAGCCCCCCGAGTTTTTGGGCGATATCTTTAGGTGAAACATGGTATGCCTCGGAAAGTTTCATCCCCGTGACGACCATGGAAAGCATGGACGT harbors:
- a CDS encoding class I SAM-dependent methyltransferase; translation: MKTGSRDAASFRDPSGFLFYHDQVLYRQINRSYKADYEMLMASGLYAELVEKGLLIPHTEADIPPPEAERAYKIIKPLHVPFISYPYEWSFSQLRDAALLTIDVQRAAFDAGMCLKDASAYNIQFLKGKPVLIDTLSFQKYREGAPWVAYRQFCQHFIAPLALMMYKDIRLNQLLKVYIDGIPLDLASSLLPFRSRLSFTLLTHIHLHAGSQKAYEDKAVDVADLRVSPLAFQGIIESLFSAVLKMKWEPKGTEWADYYDKTNYSKAAFEQKKRVVEEFVRKTNPCTVWDLGANTGIFTRIASEKAAHVVSFDIDPAAVEVNYRLCKQENSGNILPLLVDLTNPSPGIGWENRERKSLSQRGPVDMVISLALIHHLAISNNLPFEKIASFFHSLCSHLVIEFIPKEDSQIRKLLSTREDVFPDYGKSEFEKVFSRYFSISESRTLDESGRIIYLMHTI
- a CDS encoding iron-sulfur cluster assembly scaffold protein, encoding MSDDSAWVYTDVVKDHFMNPRNVLFDEGSFKEDGKGVVGNIKCGDQMMMAIKVKDDVIVDCKWKTYGCASAIASTSMLSMVVTGMKLSEAYHVSPKDIAQKLGGLPEHKIHCSVLGDKALRAAIDDYFRRTGQEERIESEKATIICQCMNVTDKDIDKAVRNGARSFEELQFQTKISTVCGQCREEAEEYLHQAVHLYGED